The DNA window GAGCATACGAATGTCTTACCGCATCGGTCTGCTCAGAGCTCATGGAGTTCAGTCATGTCCAGCCCTCTCTAAGGAATGACAGTTGTTTGGACTGCACTGCTGTTTCATTGTTAAGCTGGGGGGGCAACACGTGTTTTCATTCTCCACTTTTCTGTTGTGCCGTGTGTGTGACGGTGCACCTGTCTCTGTCTCCACACAGGTCCGCCCATCCCTCCGGGACACCCCTCTGCGTTCTCCGTGGCCCCCCCGGCTCCAGCTTCGGTTCCGGCTCCAGCCCCGGTCTCAGTcgggggcccccctcccccgccgcctcCTCCTggaccccctcccccctctaccggggcccccccgcccccccctccGCTGCCGGCTGGTGGAGGGCCGGGGGGGCCGGGCGAGGAGAGCCCAGGGGCGGGGCTGGCAGCGGCATTGGCTGGAGCCAAACTGCGTAAAGTGCAACGGGTGAGTGCCCAGTTAGCCCTTGACTGCAGCCACAGATAATGCCCTGGGCAAAGTCTGCCATTTCTTTTGAGGGCCCTTGTAGAACGTTGTTGGGTTTAAAGAGCTCAGGTGGCATACGAGCCTAGGGTTTGGACCTCTCTATCGAATTGCAGTTGCTCTCTAGCTGCCCAGTTCCCTGGCTGACATAGTAGTGATGCCCTCTTGTTTTGTACCCTCAGTCTGAAGAAGGGTCGGGGGGCACCAGCCCTAGCGGTGCAGCAAAGAATGATGCCAACCGGACGAGTGGTGGAGGGGGGCTGATGCAGGAAATGAATGCCCTGCTCGCACGAAGGTTAGAGTAAGACAACAGGGAGCTTTATTATTCCTCTTACCGCCGTTTCTAACACACTGTCACTTCCCAAAATGAAGAGCCTTGAGAAAACAAGACTACAATTTTTTACAgttttgtgtgttgggggggtggggggaattaGCAGTGGCTATAGTGGATTCATGTCAAAAGGCAAGGAGTTAGATTGCTTACACACCAGTTACATTGTTTAACAGTGCATTTATATTCTactgaagaagagaaaacaaccattttttaaaaccatttatgCAATATTCAGTAAGTTTTGACTTTGGGACGTAGCCCATAATGCTTTGCTGCACCACAGGTTCTTCAATTATGGCCATTCCCCCATTGCCTATTAAtaggtatatgtatatgtatttatttcaaacttTATTTTCTCGACAGAAGGAAAGCagcaacacagacagaaaaatcTGGTGACAAGAAGGAAGAAGAAAGCCAGAATGTGAGTCAGACACCTAGTCCTGCCTATTCTGAGGAAGTTGTTTTACAAAAtcgtcatcattattattattattactattattaacaaTGTGTCTGTTTTGCAGGAGGATAACAGCCTGTCTCCGTCTCCTGTGACCCGTGGTCCCGGACAGCAGAACTCCACAGGTGAGTGCAGCTGTGACAGTTGTTCACTCGGCTCACTGCAGCTGGATGCCCTGCATGTCTCCTCATAGACCTACTGACCCCCAGGTTTGACTGGAGCTTCATTTTTACCCCTGACAGATCCTCTGAAGAAGCCATGGGATCGGGCCAATTCTGCGGACAAGTCTTCATTGGTATCAAGGTGAGCTTCACAGGCCATGCCACTGACCCCTCACTCCTCACATGCACAGCACGGTACagactggggggggggtggggggcaatgTCATATCTTTTACTGATCATTTCATTCCCATTGATATAGAAGTACCGCAGTGCCGAAGAGTCCTGAAGTTAAGAGCAGCTCACAGTCTCCATTAAGCACTAGGTATCTCTCCTGTATTTTCCATTCAGGCCAGCTGTCCTCCAGCATCTTCTGCTGCCGCCGCCACTGCTTTCATCTCCATGTGCAGCTCTGTGAGGCCGCAGCCTCGATCTCCTGCAAAACAAAGCAACGCAGGCTGCACCAAGTCCATACAGCAGCTCACGCACTGTGCTTGCTGCTTCCGGCTTCGTGTTTATTTGCAGCAGTTTCGGTCCAGATATTCTGGGAAATAGAAAgcgaaaagagaaaaaaggccATTTGTGATTTGGAGAAGCATTAATAGAGGAAGAAGAGTTTTGTTTAGCTCCTTTTGCCACATTGGATGTATGCTGTCATTCATGTCTCAGATTTTCACCAAGGTGTGTGCAGACTGCTGCTTCCAGTTCAGGTGTCCAGAGTCTGATTTGTGCTTCAGGTCTGCACTGAGAAGGGCACAGGGTAGACAGGCATCTAAGCACTTCTACAGAAGAAAGTCCAGGTGAAATAGATTTGTAGTCAGTTCAAAGAAGGGATTATTTACTGATCAAGGTAATCATTTCAATGCCTATTATTCACACAAAGAGAGTGGATGGTAATCTATCTATTCACGTTTAGTAATTAATCAGCCACAGTTTCCTACTGCAGTGAGTAGTATGGTTAGGATGGACTGGTGCCCTTCTCACAGGTGGGGGGCTCTCAGAGCTGTGCTGCCGAGCGATGGTGGACAGTGATGTCATTTCTGTCTCGTTTTGTCCTTCAGGGTGAAACCAGTCGGCAGCAGCAACGACATGCCCACAGACGCCTTAGATTTTGACAGAATGAAGCAGGTAAGGACAGTCAGCtgcacatgcaaatacacacagaaacacaggatTGGTAATCGACCGCTAATGCAACAACAACACTAGGGCagtaaatgttttgttattatcaGACAGATGTTAGATACTCTCCCACAGACCTCTGCACGGTGAAACAAATGTTGGAAAATCAAATAGATGACAAATGGGTGTATTTCTTCTTCATAACAGGAGATACTGGAGGAGGTTGTACGTGAATTGCACAAAGTGAAGGATGAGATAATTGATGGTAAGTGTGGTTTTTCTATTCTGGACAGTTTACCGTGCAATAATATTACATGCAGGTGCTAAAATTTGCGTTGGAGTCGTCTTTTTTTATCCTGCTGTCCTGACAAACAACAGGCAGAAGAGTGTGACAGAAGATACATGTGTTCCTCAAATTTAAAGGGATTTTATTTGCAGAAATCTGAGCAGCGatgtttttaaaagacaataatattactgaatacatttggaaaacCAAAATAAGCAGAAATTAATGTTGACCATTTATCCCAGTACACTGAACCAAGCCAGGGGTAAAAACTGAACAGAATTCGGTTCATCTTTCTGAGCTGTACTCCTGCCACAGAAATATCCTTTAATGAGGAACAAACAAATCTGTATTTGTTGCCAAATCTAGTGTATAAACACTGTCATCAGTTGAGAATAGCTAAACATAGTCAACTCAAGCACCAAAATGTGAATATTATAGAATAAATGTCTGCtatcaaaataaattacagattgATAGATTATGTTAATAACAAATTGCTGGTGTTTTATCTATATATCTCATTGCAGTTCAGTTGTATCTCTTCATTGTAGAaataattactttaaaataCCCTTAaaaccctgtttgtttgtttttccttgtttTCCAGCCATTAGACAAGAACTTAGTAGAATTAGTACAACATAATATCTCTGACAGTGTGTAAGACAGTAGGACGTGTGAAGGGTTCTGAGGGAAGGAGAGCGAGAGAAGTGgaggaagagaggaagagaggagcCACAAGGAAAGGAAGAGAAGAAGAGACCAGAAGACACTCGCACtgatttgtctgtattcagatttttttttctctgtacaTTTAGACTCAACCCAGTTTGCAGCTTGCTGCTTTCAGTCTGCATAATGTTAAGTCTTAAATAAGTTTAAAAGAAATTGAAGTTAAGAACTtgttttctagattttttttgttttactttttgtttattagcactattattattattattacattataatatattatttttcaaacaaaCGTTGCACACCATTGTATGTCAgccttttatattttatatatatttttttttctttggttgTTGAAAATACAATTCTAAGCACATACACGGTTTGCTTTATAGTTACATGACCTCagcataattatttttattttaaagagttTTTTATCCTTTGCCAACACAGATGTATGAAAtcactggaaaaataaaaaccgaaaaaaaaagtttgaaccTGAGCTAGTTGTGGAAGAATAGATACAGTTGCTCTTTGAATATTGCAACCTTATAAACGATACATCAATACACCAGAGTATTTGTGATCATGTtgttaataaaatgtttattggcTGCAAGGATTTGGTGAAGTATTGTTcgttttatttccctttttgaCCAAGTGCTTcctggttttaaaaaaaagaaaaaagacaaaaaaagaaaagaaaatccactgagttttaaatccatttaaataaaactgtgaaCAATGTTTTTGGTGTTTGAAGTGATCTTTTTCTGAGTGATAAGGCCTGAATTTGAgtgctttgttttcatttcacgtCTCTCTTCTATTTACCAGCATCTAGCATTCACCTGTAGGACAGGATATTACTTGACAGTCAAATTCAAGTTTTCGTATGTGTTTTTTCATAGCATAGCTGCACATTCGATGTCACTCTCTCTGTTGGGAAACGTAGTCTTTCCttaacaacataaaataaattgcaCATGTATATCTCTCAATTTCCTTGCTTTCATTAGGTTTGCTATTCATGCACAATGGTGTGGTGTGTGGGTTGCAAAGTAAATATTTAACCTGGAGGTGTAAACCTTTCAAACCAGAAGAGATTAAGCGACTGGAGACTAAAGATTTAGAAGACGTTGGACTTTAGCAACCAATGCACCCACATTTGTTTAATATAGTAGATTATATAGGCATCCATTTCATctgctgtgtttatttaattggtagatatgtaatatgtagcgcctacaGGGCAGACTTTACAAATGTTAggttacaaattattattaaattgtaaTAACCTAAACTGGTTATACTTGTTCTAATGCATATTATAAGTTAAATTATGTTTCTAGTAAATCTGAATACAGTATATTGGATCAGGAATATATTCATTTTGAAGCATTTCTTTCTGCCAAGCTGATCATTCTTTATGTT is part of the Amia ocellicauda isolate fAmiCal2 chromosome 21, fAmiCal2.hap1, whole genome shotgun sequence genome and encodes:
- the evla gene encoding enah/Vasp-like a isoform X11, with protein sequence MYSFDEFGRHSHTQPSTGMGAVPGDGETNWAEWIYCGGPGSEQSICQARASVMVYDDTSKKWVPIKPGQQGFSRINIYHNTANNTFRVVGVKLQDQQVVINYSIVKGLKYNQATPTFHQWRDARQVYGLNFASKEEATTFSNAMLFALNVLSSQDAGPTVQRQVPNGPSADDMEVQRRQMMEQQQLQAQIERDRRASTSGPPIPPGHPSAFSVAPPAPASVPAPAPVSVGGPPPPPPPPGPPPPSTGAPPPPPPLPAGGGPGGPGEESPGAGLAAALAGAKLRKVQRSEEGSGGTSPSGAAKNDANRTSGGGGLMQEMNALLARRRKAATQTEKSGDKKEEESQNEDNSLSPSPVTRGPGQQNSTDPLKKPWDRANSADKSSLVSRSTAVPKSPEVKSSSQSPLSTRVKPVGSSNDMPTDALDFDRMKQEILEEVVRELHKVKDEIIDAIRQELSRISTT
- the evla gene encoding enah/Vasp-like a isoform X10, whose translation is MYSFDEFGRHSHTQPSTGMGAVPGDGETNWAEWIYCGGPGSEQSICQARASVMVYDDTSKKWVPIKPGQQGFSRINIYHNTANNTFRVVGVKLQDQQVVINYSIVKGLKYNQATPTFHQWRDARQVYGLNFASKEEATTFSNAMLFALNVLSSQDAGPTVQRQVPNGPSADDMEVQRRQMMEQQQLQAQIERDRRASTSGPPIPPGHPSAFSVAPPAPASVPAPAPVSVGGPPPPPPPPGPPPPSTGAPPPPPPLPAGGGPGGPGEESPGAGLAAALAGAKLRKVQRSEEGSGGTSPSGAAKNDANRTSGGGGLMQEMNALLARRLERKAATQTEKSGDKKEEESQNEDNSLSPSPVTRGPGQQNSTDPLKKPWDRANSADKSSLVSRSTAVPKSPEVKSSSQSPLSTRVKPVGSSNDMPTDALDFDRMKQEILEEVVRELHKVKDEIIDAIRQELSRISTT
- the evla gene encoding enah/Vasp-like a isoform X12, whose amino-acid sequence is MYSFDEFGRHSHTQPSTGMGAVPGDGETNWAEWIYCGGPGSEQSICQARASVMVYDDTSKKWVPIKPGQQGFSRINIYHNTANNTFRVVGVKLQDQQVVINYSIVKGLKYNQATPTFHQWRDARQVYGLNFASKEEATTFSNAMLFALNVLSSQDAGPTVQRQVPNGPSADDMEVQRRQMMEQQQLQAQIERDRRASTSGPPIPPGHPSAFSVAPPAPASVPAPAPVSVGGPPPPPPPPGPPPPSTGAPPPPPPLPAGGGPGGPGEESPGAGLAAALAGAKLRKVQRSEEGSGGTSPSGAAKNDANRTSGGGGLMQEMNALLARRRKAATQTEKSGDKKEEESQNEDNSLSPSPVTRGPGQQNSTDPLKKPWDRANSADKSSLVSRVKPVGSSNDMPTDALDFDRMKQEILEEVVRELHKVKDEIIDAIRQELSRISTT